One window from the genome of Plasmodium reichenowi strain SY57 chromosome 8, whole genome shotgun sequence encodes:
- a CDS encoding hypothetical protein (conserved Plasmodium protein, unknown function) — MILHRVIKSFFSSDLNVSKLLRKKGILFENVKRENCVKDLIVKFMELKGVPINEDDIHIMKNILCRPTGRIMILIDNLKKQNFNFNFDMYEKKEEQNEREHFKDKMKTNNIKNGQVIKENEKNISDNKDIMNITNNNDDKTNIIYNKEEYYKLKTLFKDCKIHLCDDYEIEKFVEECERFLRFTDDIKRISKFENLDKIITIINIPSCYGRKELSEIIYTACNVRIELNNIIFRFKKNGIQSDCAYILCNNIKDANIIIHTIQEYPVAKKYHLTEFYGTSFLYASKNNLFISSEKLDYITIFSKYKIFTCGWHKDISIKEFESFLITLKIFPKKIIKINYSKNNILKNNENKPDERSNDKTLREQISDNNINQLNQTNPNHILINIEEESSSHNDNKSNESNEENDLNTSSFILFFENMRMTKKVFTKFERLKKKWKMSASNNFYAYPKIPDIHFSDDIEYMDENEYEDSDLDEEIEY; from the exons ATGATATTGCATCGAGTTATAAAATCCTTTTTTAGTAGTGATTTGAATGTTTCAAAATTGTTAAGAAAAAAGggtatattatttgaaaatGTGAAAAGGGAAAATTGTGTAAAAGATTTAATTGTCAAGTTTATGGAGTTGAAAGGAGTACCGATTAATGAGGATGACATTCAcattatgaaaaatattttatgtagACCTACGGGTAGAATTATGATATTAATTGATAATTTAAAGAAGCAAAactttaattttaattttgaTATGTATGAGAAGAAAgaagaacaaaatgaaagggaacattttaaagataaaatgaaaacaaataatataaaaaatggacaagtaataaaagaaaatgaaaagaatataagtgataataaagatataatgaatattaccaataataatgatgataaaactaatataatttataataaagaggaatattataaattaaaaacattATTTAAAGATTGTAAAATACATTTATGTGATGATTATGAAATTGAAAAGTTTGTAGAAGAATGTGAACGTTTTTTAAGATTTActgatgatataaaaagaatatcaaaatttgaaaatttagataaaattattactattataaatataccTAGTTGTTATGGTAGAAAGGAGCTTAGcgaaattatatatacagCTTGTAATGTACGTAtagaattaaataatattatatttagatttaaaaaaaatggaataCAAAGTGATTgtgcatatatattatgtaataatatcaaagatgcaaatataattatacacACAATTCAAGAATATCCAGTTGCCAAAAAATATCATCTTACAGAATTTTATGGAACATCCTTTTTATATGcttcaaaaaataatttatttataagtTCAGAAAAATTAGATTATATAACCAtcttttcaaaatataaaatatttacatgTGGATGGCATAAAGATATATCTATTAAAGAATTTgaatcatttttaattacaCTCAAAATAtttccaaaaaaaattattaaaatcaATTATAgtaagaataatatattaaaaaataatgaaaataaacCAGATGAACGTTCCAATGATAAAACATTAAGGGAACAGATATCTGATAACAATATTAATCAATTAAATCAAACAAATCCAaatcatattttaattaatattgAAGAAGAATCTTCCTCACACAATGATAACAAAAGTAATGAATctaatgaagaaaatgatttaaatacttcatcatttattttattttttgaaaatatgaGAATGACTAAAAAGGTTTTTACAAAATTTGAAAGACTAAAAAAGAAATGGAAAATGTCTGCATCCAATAATTTTTATGCATACCCTAAAATT CCTGATATTCATTTTAGTGATGATATAGAATACATGGACGAAAATGAATATGAAGATTCTGACTTGGACGAAGAAATAgaatattaa